One region of Termitidicoccus mucosus genomic DNA includes:
- a CDS encoding lactonase family protein, with protein sequence MNLAHLRQTTPARVLVRAWFFVVLPMLSLSAATPPSLMISLNDQASAYVNGDMIVRPQARPGSISLLDIASTPVKAWHIDGVQCSVIGPPSELAISPDGRDILVSAAMQVGVDKTKFVPGTKITRLRFDGETIRRAGEIEVGAQPSGIRISRDGKHAWVALRAEGKIALLSLRPDGMSVDRTWVFATPADSIADIALSPDERTAFATLHESKTVLVFDADTGGNLSLKQRVATPVHPYHIVFFPDGNRALVGCTTGADVMCLFEKTDGGWSVREQVPTGRIPEGVFISPDGRWAAATCFDGQNLPPNPQNIWYNRPARLYIYAVQADGGLRQTQALKIDGVPQGAAFSADSRRLVATQFGPGNLAAFELKGGAWAPTGDFIELPGQPAALIATGN encoded by the coding sequence ATGAATCTTGCTCATCTCCGTCAAACAACACCGGCGCGCGTCCTCGTCCGCGCATGGTTTTTCGTCGTGTTGCCCATGCTTTCTCTGTCCGCGGCCACGCCGCCGTCGCTCATGATTTCGCTCAACGACCAGGCGAGCGCCTACGTCAACGGCGACATGATCGTCCGCCCGCAGGCTCGTCCAGGCAGCATCTCGCTCCTCGACATCGCCAGCACACCCGTGAAGGCGTGGCACATTGACGGCGTTCAATGCAGCGTCATCGGTCCGCCCTCCGAACTTGCCATCAGCCCGGACGGACGCGACATCCTCGTCTCCGCCGCGATGCAAGTGGGCGTTGACAAAACCAAATTCGTCCCCGGCACAAAAATCACCCGCCTGCGTTTCGACGGCGAGACGATCCGTCGCGCCGGCGAAATCGAGGTGGGCGCCCAGCCCTCCGGCATTCGCATTTCCCGCGATGGCAAACACGCCTGGGTCGCGTTGCGCGCCGAGGGCAAAATTGCCCTCCTCTCGCTGCGCCCTGACGGCATGTCCGTTGACAGGACATGGGTCTTCGCCACGCCGGCGGACTCCATTGCCGACATCGCCCTTTCGCCCGACGAGCGCACCGCCTTCGCCACCTTGCACGAGAGCAAAACCGTCCTCGTTTTCGACGCCGACACCGGCGGCAACTTGTCCCTTAAACAGCGCGTCGCCACGCCGGTGCATCCCTATCACATTGTATTTTTCCCGGACGGGAACCGCGCGCTTGTCGGCTGCACCACCGGTGCCGACGTGATGTGCCTCTTCGAGAAAACCGACGGCGGCTGGAGCGTTCGCGAGCAAGTGCCGACGGGACGCATTCCCGAGGGCGTGTTCATCTCGCCCGACGGACGCTGGGCGGCGGCGACCTGTTTTGACGGACAGAACCTGCCCCCGAATCCGCAGAACATTTGGTACAACCGCCCCGCGCGGCTTTACATTTACGCGGTGCAGGCAGACGGCGGCTTGCGGCAGACGCAGGCCTTGAAGATTGACGGCGTGCCGCAGGGCGCGGCGTTTTCGGCGGACTCACGTCGGCTTGTCGCGACGCAGTTTGGCCCGGGAAATCTGGCGGCGTTTGAGCTGAAGGGCGGCGCGTGGGCTCCGACAGGCGATTTCATCGAGCTGCCCGGACAGCCCGCCGCGCTGATCGCAACCGGCAATTAA
- a CDS encoding M55 family metallopeptidase, whose translation MKKRNFHIRCDMEGVAGIVGMPQVTPGVPEYAQGREWFMQELLALVEGLLEGGAGDVSIFDEHWFGRNIDIARLPCGVRAFCGKPPYRADWAGGLDAACDGLILQGFHSMEGAGHLLSHTYEPDFKAIYINGKLVGEIGMETAVAGDFGVPLVMIAADSAGCDEARALVPGVVAVETKISRASFGGECFALDDVLGRLRAAAVALVRQPPAVAPWKTGPVGLVCVFKPGAYLDELRRQVGGLFISDDSIRIDASSATAAWAEYWQLKLRVQAKI comes from the coding sequence ATGAAGAAACGAAACTTTCATATTCGATGTGACATGGAGGGCGTCGCCGGCATCGTCGGCATGCCGCAGGTGACACCCGGCGTGCCGGAATACGCGCAGGGCCGCGAATGGTTCATGCAGGAGCTGCTCGCCCTTGTCGAGGGCCTGCTGGAGGGCGGTGCCGGCGACGTCTCCATCTTCGACGAGCACTGGTTCGGGCGCAATATCGACATCGCCCGCCTGCCGTGCGGCGTCCGCGCCTTCTGCGGCAAGCCGCCCTACCGCGCCGACTGGGCAGGCGGCCTCGACGCCGCCTGCGACGGCCTCATTTTGCAAGGCTTCCACTCCATGGAGGGCGCGGGCCACCTGCTCAGCCACACCTACGAGCCCGATTTCAAGGCGATTTATATAAACGGAAAACTCGTCGGCGAAATAGGCATGGAGACGGCCGTCGCCGGCGATTTCGGCGTGCCGCTCGTCATGATTGCCGCCGACTCCGCCGGCTGCGACGAGGCCCGCGCGCTCGTGCCCGGCGTGGTCGCCGTGGAAACCAAAATCTCCCGCGCCTCCTTCGGCGGCGAGTGCTTCGCGCTGGATGACGTCCTCGGGCGGCTCCGCGCCGCCGCCGTCGCGCTTGTCAGGCAGCCGCCCGCCGTCGCGCCGTGGAAAACCGGCCCGGTCGGGCTGGTCTGTGTGTTCAAGCCCGGCGCCTATCTCGACGAGCTTCGGCGGCAGGTCGGCGGCCTGTTCATATCCGATGACTCCATCCGCATCGACGCGTCCTCCGCGACCGCCGCATGGGCCGAATACTGGCAGCTCAAACTCAGGGTGCAGGCAAAAATATAA
- a CDS encoding HpcH/HpaI aldolase family protein: MFNGSELRLRKALDEKTPIIGSWIQTSSPTCAEILANAGFSWLGIDAEHTSVGIQGIEAIARAIHGRDTALLVRVSRADTIEIRQCLDVGAAGVIVPMVETAAQARMAVAAAKYPPDGVRGYCFGRMNDWGSNFDEYAAAANNSVVVIAMIETKAGVENIDEILAVPELDGIFIGPYDMSGSYGVPGQTQHPHLKKAYQSLVDACRHHGKVAGQHIVNSTPEKLSEAVALGYTFICLDADIILINQSARTAMETARKSFDIK; this comes from the coding sequence ATGTTCAACGGTTCCGAATTGCGCCTGCGCAAGGCGCTTGATGAGAAAACTCCAATTATAGGTTCCTGGATACAGACCTCGTCTCCGACCTGTGCCGAAATACTGGCCAACGCCGGCTTCTCTTGGCTCGGCATAGACGCCGAGCACACCTCGGTCGGCATTCAGGGCATCGAGGCCATCGCGCGGGCCATCCACGGTCGTGACACCGCCCTGCTGGTGCGCGTGAGCCGGGCCGACACCATTGAAATCCGCCAGTGCCTTGATGTGGGGGCGGCGGGGGTGATCGTCCCCATGGTGGAGACCGCCGCGCAGGCCCGCATGGCCGTGGCGGCGGCCAAATACCCGCCGGACGGCGTGCGCGGCTACTGCTTCGGACGCATGAACGATTGGGGATCGAATTTCGACGAGTATGCCGCGGCCGCCAACAACAGCGTGGTCGTCATCGCAATGATCGAGACCAAGGCCGGGGTGGAAAACATAGACGAAATCCTCGCCGTGCCTGAATTGGACGGCATTTTCATCGGTCCTTATGACATGAGCGGCTCCTACGGCGTGCCCGGCCAGACCCAGCACCCCCATTTGAAAAAAGCCTACCAGTCGCTGGTCGATGCCTGCCGCCACCACGGGAAGGTCGCCGGACAGCACATCGTCAATTCCACGCCGGAAAAACTGAGCGAGGCCGTGGCGCTCGGCTATACATTCATCTGTCTGGATGCCGATATCATTTTGATCAACCAGTCGGCCCGGACCGCCATGGAAACCGCAAGAAAATCGTTTGATATAAAATGA